TCCAGGGCTATTTCTTCGCGCGGCCGCAAGTGCTCTCGGCGCGGCGCGCGAGCCCGGCGCGCGGCACGCTGTTGCGGCTGCTGTCGGTGCTCGGCAGCGATCCCGGCATGCGCGAACTGGAAGCCGAACTGAAGCGCAATCCGGATGTCGTTCTGCAACTCATGCGCCTCGCCAATTCGAGCGCACATGCGCGCGCGCGCAACGTCTCGTCGCTGAAGGAAGCGGTCGCCGCCACCGGCACGCGCCAGCTGATGCGCTGGACGCAACTGCTGCTGTACGCGGACGGCAGTGGCTTGCCGTGGCGTTCCGACCCGCTCGTGCAGCTTGTCGGCACGCGGGCGCGCTTCATGGAACTGGCAGCCGGTGCGTTGCGTCCTTCGGATGACGCGTTCTCCGATGCCGCGTTCCTGACCGGCATCTTTTCGCTCGTGCATGTCGTGGTCGACATGCAGCCCGCCGAGATTGTCGATAAGCTGCAACTGGCCGACGACATCCGCTCGGCCATTCTCGCGGGCGCGGGCGAACTGGGCGCGCTGCTCGGCATCGCGCGGGCGACCGAGCGCGGCGATATCGTCGCGCTCGACAACATCCGGCTCGCTCACCGGGCGTTCGATGCACTGACGCCCGAGTTGCTGGCCACGCTTCAGGTCGAGGCGGCGGCATGGTTCAGCGAGCAGCGGCTCGACTGAGCGCGCCTCGAAACGATCACGGAGAGACATCCGCATGAAAAGAAGGATCACGACGGTGGCAGGCGTCGCGCTTTCGGCGGCGATCACATGCGCGGCTGCGGCTTATCCGCTCGTGGCGGGCGCGACGCTCAAGCCGGGCGATGCCGCGCCCGCGTTCCACGCGCAGGCATCGATCGGCGGCAACGTCTACGATTACTCGCTCGCCGACGCGCTCAAGAAAGGCCCCGTCGTGCTGTATTTCTATCCGGCGGCATTCACGAAGGGCTGCACGATCGAGGCCCACGAATTCGCCGAAGCGGTCGATCAGTACAAGGCGCAGGGCGCCACGGTCATCGGCGTGTCGCACGACGATATCGGCACCTTGCAGCGCTTTTCCGTGAGCGAGTGCCGCAGCAAGTTTCCGGTCGCGGCCGACACCGACGCGAAGATCATCGGCGCATACGACGCCGCGCTGCCTTTCAAGAGTTCGATGGCCAATCGCGTGTCGTACGTGATCGCGCCGGATGGCAAGATCATCTACGAGTACACGAGCCTGTCGCCGGACCAGCACGTCGCGAACACGCTGCAGGCGCTGCGCGACTGGAACGCGAAGCACAAGGCGCAGTGATGACGGCGGCTTCGATCATTCACGAAAGGTAACCATGCCGATCGTTCTCGCGCTCATTGCGCTCGCGGCGCTGATCTACGGCGCGGTGTGGTCCTTCGACGCGCTCCATACGCGCTTCGGGCTGGGCGTCGCCGTTGGCGTCGCGGTCGTCGTGGCGGCGGCAGTGGCGGCGGGCATCGCGTACTGGATCGCGCGGCGTCGCGAGATCGCGCCGAATCTGCCGCGCGTCAAGGGCGACGCCGCCACGAACTGGACGCA
This Caballeronia sp. LZ062 DNA region includes the following protein-coding sequences:
- a CDS encoding EAL domain-containing protein, coding for MPDSWLKLLARREPSVYVGRQPILDGAGALAAYELLFRDSPENRADVHDDVQATAHVVARTVGELGVPAVLGLHPGYVNMSRELIFDDIVHLMQPERFVLELLESIEFDDALFKRCAQLRRSGFRFALDDVTRIDDTLLAALPSVDIVKVDLLATERAHLCELASLVKQHGKVLVAEKVETHEVFNEARQLGFDLFQGYFFARPQVLSARRASPARGTLLRLLSVLGSDPGMRELEAELKRNPDVVLQLMRLANSSAHARARNVSSLKEAVAATGTRQLMRWTQLLLYADGSGLPWRSDPLVQLVGTRARFMELAAGALRPSDDAFSDAAFLTGIFSLVHVVVDMQPAEIVDKLQLADDIRSAILAGAGELGALLGIARATERGDIVALDNIRLAHRAFDALTPELLATLQVEAAAWFSEQRLD
- a CDS encoding peroxiredoxin; the encoded protein is MKRRITTVAGVALSAAITCAAAAYPLVAGATLKPGDAAPAFHAQASIGGNVYDYSLADALKKGPVVLYFYPAAFTKGCTIEAHEFAEAVDQYKAQGATVIGVSHDDIGTLQRFSVSECRSKFPVAADTDAKIIGAYDAALPFKSSMANRVSYVIAPDGKIIYEYTSLSPDQHVANTLQALRDWNAKHKAQ